AAAATAAGTATCAGGGTATGGCAAATGATTCTGAGTGAATTCATTTTCATCTGGAAATCTCCTTACTCTTCTTGGCCAATGGCAGAACTATTTTTCTGTTCTTTATACGTTTTTTCCCATCTAGATATTGTTCAGTCACTTCCAGGGAGGAGGCGGTTATTCTGGTGATGCGACCACCATTATCTCCGATCAACATACCGGTTTTAACAACATACCCCTTGCCTGTCGGGTCAATCAATAGGGCTTTATTTTCTTTAAGCCCGGTAATGATGCCTGTAACGATAAACTTGCTGACCTCGTGGCTCTGTATGGGGAGGGCATCAACAATCCTGGTCCTGGTAGGCACAGGTGCTTTCACCGCAGCAGCCTCAGGAGCAGTAATCAAGGGTTTGAAGGGGTCTTTTTTGCTTTTGAAGACAAAGGCGCCTGTTGCTTGCCCCCCCACTTGTGATGTAGAAACGGATTTCTGCACAGCAGCACTTGGTTTCACCTGTGCTGTGGGCTGGGGCAGAGCCGGAGCCTGAGGATTAGGCTTTGGTGCCTCATCATTCTTTTTGCATCCGCAGACAAGACAGGCGGTCATAAGACAAAAAGCCAAAACTAGAGACTGTTTATTTAGCCTTTTTTTCATCCTTTATCTCTTTCTTGTCAAGGAAACGGAATGTTGTCGCCAGACAATTTACTTTGATAGTGGTCAAACCTTTACCTGTTTTAATTTCTGTAAAATTAACATTGGAGATATTTACAATGCGAGGAAGCGCAGATACTGCCTGGAAGAAACTACCGATCT
This region of Geotalea daltonii FRC-32 genomic DNA includes:
- a CDS encoding pilus assembly protein PilP encodes the protein MQKSVSTSQVGGQATGAFVFKSKKDPFKPLITAPEAAAVKAPVPTRTRIVDALPIQSHEVSKFIVTGIITGLKENKALLIDPTGKGYVVKTGMLIGDNGGRITRITASSLEVTEQYLDGKKRIKNRKIVLPLAKKSKEISR